In Bythopirellula goksoeyrii, a single window of DNA contains:
- a CDS encoding putative ATP-dependent zinc protease, with protein sequence MDSARVAVSNSRFLKRFVNNCLHTNLVLLGIVGGTVHAEENPIARIAEKRIIGPTTIIAESKSELNFKARVDTGATTTSLHVEEWAIEEESPEMAENVGKKIRIRIKNHRDESQWIESRIEEIGTVKTSAVDEQRYKVKLTLRWNDVKKRVLVTLNDRSRMKYPLLLGRNFLQGDFVVDVDLKKQTQSEILQVLEKPIEPSTPAKATPADDRLAESDEVEVSESLQ encoded by the coding sequence ATGGACTCGGCACGAGTTGCAGTTTCAAATTCGAGATTTCTTAAACGCTTCGTAAATAATTGCTTACATACGAACCTCGTATTATTGGGAATCGTTGGTGGTACGGTTCACGCCGAAGAGAATCCGATTGCTCGGATAGCTGAAAAGCGTATTATCGGCCCCACAACGATCATCGCCGAGTCCAAGAGCGAGTTAAACTTTAAGGCGCGCGTGGATACAGGTGCGACGACCACTTCCCTGCACGTCGAGGAATGGGCTATCGAAGAAGAATCCCCTGAGATGGCGGAGAATGTCGGAAAGAAGATCCGCATCCGAATCAAAAACCATCGCGACGAGTCACAATGGATTGAAAGTCGGATCGAGGAAATCGGCACGGTAAAGACATCTGCAGTGGATGAACAGCGTTATAAGGTCAAACTGACGCTCCGCTGGAACGATGTGAAAAAGCGCGTGTTGGTCACTCTGAATGACCGTTCGCGGATGAAGTATCCGTTGCTACTGGGCCGCAATTTTCTTCAGGGTGACTTTGTCGTTGATGTTGATTTGAAGAAGCAAACCCAATCAGAAATCTTGCAGGTCCTGGAAAAACCTATCGAGCCATCGACTCCAGCCAAAGCTACCCCAGCTGACGACAGACTCGCCGAGAGCGACGAAGTCGAAGTTTCAGAGTCGCTCCAGTAA
- a CDS encoding thioredoxin domain-containing protein: protein MPNRLANESSPYLLQHKDNPVDWYPWGPEALELARKEEKPIFLSIGYSACHWCHVMEHESFENEAIAKSLNEKFVCIKVDREERPDLDQVYMNAVQMLTGRGGWPMSVFLTPDLKPFYGGTYWPPEPKHGMPGFGQVIDAVAGAWINNRDAALETAERLTAELSKSVQGSGAEAKVSASWIAGAAGHFRQSYDSSYGGFGGAPKFPAPMSLRLLMRDWYRRQEQSSLDMVRGTLDHMAAGGIYDHLGGGFARYSVDARWLVPHFEKMLYDNAQLALAYLEAYQITGDENYAQVVRETLDYVLRDMTDPAGGFYSSEDADSEGVEGKFYTWTPEQLREVLDDSAAATFAKIYDVSEEGNFEHSNILNLPKIIDQHAKIMGRDSAELHRELAESRSKLFTAREKRIHPHKDDKVLVAWNGLTIEALAEAGAVLDEPKYLAAAEKAADFLLSDLREADGRLLHTWRHGEAKVQAYLDDYTYLANGLITLYEATFVARYLEEAISLMDVVLARFADEEQGGFFFTADDQEKLLVRNKDFTDNAVPSGNAMAALILVKLGKLTCNKQYLDSATRTVQGAAELATRYPSATAQTLLAVDLLVGPTYEMVLAADLASEESKQVISKLHEQFLPNKVLALASDHAPAALAELLRGKEMQAKAPTLYICEGFTCQAPAQGKEEILHAVEALGANLPTLSQ, encoded by the coding sequence ATGCCTAATCGCCTGGCCAACGAATCCAGCCCCTATCTCTTGCAGCACAAGGACAATCCAGTCGATTGGTACCCCTGGGGGCCCGAAGCATTAGAACTCGCTCGTAAGGAAGAAAAACCGATCTTTCTTTCGATTGGTTACTCGGCCTGCCATTGGTGTCATGTGATGGAGCACGAAAGTTTCGAGAACGAGGCGATCGCCAAATCGCTCAACGAGAAGTTCGTCTGCATCAAGGTCGACCGCGAAGAACGGCCTGATCTGGATCAGGTTTACATGAATGCTGTGCAGATGCTCACGGGCCGCGGTGGCTGGCCAATGAGTGTGTTTCTTACGCCGGATCTGAAACCTTTCTACGGTGGAACCTATTGGCCTCCGGAACCAAAGCATGGTATGCCAGGGTTCGGCCAGGTGATCGACGCCGTCGCCGGCGCCTGGATCAATAATCGCGATGCTGCCCTGGAGACTGCCGAACGACTCACCGCAGAACTTAGCAAATCTGTACAAGGTTCGGGCGCCGAAGCCAAAGTATCGGCCTCCTGGATTGCCGGAGCGGCGGGGCATTTTAGACAATCCTACGATAGCTCCTACGGCGGCTTTGGCGGGGCACCCAAATTTCCAGCGCCGATGTCATTACGACTGTTGATGCGAGATTGGTATCGCCGCCAAGAGCAGTCGTCACTCGATATGGTACGTGGCACACTCGACCATATGGCGGCAGGGGGAATCTACGATCACCTCGGCGGCGGCTTTGCCCGCTACAGCGTCGACGCTCGCTGGTTGGTGCCACACTTCGAAAAGATGCTCTACGACAATGCCCAGTTGGCACTTGCCTACTTGGAGGCCTATCAGATCACTGGCGACGAGAACTACGCTCAGGTGGTCCGCGAAACCTTGGATTACGTCCTCCGCGATATGACGGACCCCGCCGGAGGATTCTACAGCAGTGAAGATGCAGATAGCGAAGGGGTCGAGGGGAAGTTTTACACTTGGACACCGGAGCAACTCAGAGAAGTGCTCGACGATTCAGCGGCGGCTACATTTGCCAAAATCTACGATGTCAGCGAAGAAGGAAATTTTGAGCACTCCAATATTCTTAATCTCCCTAAGATTATCGACCAACACGCAAAGATAATGGGTCGTGACTCAGCGGAACTTCACCGAGAACTCGCCGAAAGCCGATCCAAACTATTCACCGCTCGCGAGAAGCGGATTCATCCGCACAAGGATGACAAAGTGCTGGTCGCCTGGAATGGACTTACGATTGAGGCCTTGGCAGAAGCGGGAGCCGTCTTGGATGAGCCAAAATATCTGGCTGCCGCTGAAAAGGCCGCTGATTTCTTGCTCTCCGATTTACGTGAAGCTGATGGCCGCTTGCTACACACCTGGCGCCACGGCGAGGCTAAGGTCCAGGCCTATCTGGACGACTACACCTATCTCGCCAACGGCTTGATCACGCTCTACGAGGCTACGTTCGTTGCGCGATACTTAGAGGAAGCGATAAGTTTGATGGACGTGGTGCTCGCGCGATTCGCCGATGAAGAACAAGGGGGATTCTTTTTCACTGCCGACGATCAGGAAAAACTACTCGTGCGCAACAAAGATTTCACCGACAATGCAGTCCCCAGCGGCAATGCGATGGCGGCACTTATCTTGGTCAAGCTCGGCAAACTCACCTGCAACAAACAATATCTAGATTCCGCAACGCGAACGGTGCAGGGGGCGGCCGAACTGGCAACGCGGTATCCCTCGGCGACAGCACAGACTTTGCTAGCAGTCGACTTGCTAGTCGGCCCCACCTACGAAATGGTACTTGCTGCGGATCTAGCGAGCGAAGAATCGAAGCAAGTGATCTCCAAACTGCATGAGCAGTTTCTGCCCAACAAGGTGCTGGCCCTGGCAAGCGACCATGCTCCCGCAGCACTGGCAGAACTACTGCGAGGTAAAGAGATGCAGGCCAAAGCTCCCACGCTCTACATCTGCGAAGGTTTCACTTGCCAGGCACCTGCTCAAGGCAAAGAGGAGATATTGCATGCCGTCGAAGCACTCGGCGCAAATCTCCCCACCTTGTCGCAATGA
- a CDS encoding acyltransferase family protein has product MGTAPSDSTRNQGRILELDALRGLAAVAVVLFHFTTRYDHLFSHVTTLSASVPWGHYGVDLFFMLSGFVIFMTLDRQSDPWRFAWGRFSRLYPAYWTAVIVTFAVVSFCGLPGQEVSLVAALVNLTMVQSLLDTPHVDGAYWSLQAELIFYANILACYRLGAFRRPRIAIAIWVGIAALIHIVSAMTTVPMIAGLANKLATITSLKYIPLFGIGMLLYQVHLQRKLTRNDLSLLVGCWATIGIFDGISHALAACFLSLGLFLAVEGYLPQLQSRMLVALGALSYPLYLIHQNIGYVLIRWLESRAMSPGWAIGAALVLTFVLAVLLHQLVEKPALAALRNRQKRTLKSGSAVLNPV; this is encoded by the coding sequence ATGGGAACTGCACCTTCAGATTCGACACGTAACCAAGGGCGAATCCTGGAACTGGATGCCCTCCGGGGATTGGCCGCAGTTGCAGTTGTGTTGTTTCATTTTACGACTCGCTACGATCATTTATTCAGTCATGTGACGACATTGTCGGCCAGTGTTCCTTGGGGACATTATGGAGTCGACCTGTTCTTCATGCTCAGCGGATTTGTGATCTTCATGACGCTCGATCGGCAGTCCGATCCTTGGCGATTTGCCTGGGGCCGCTTTTCGCGTCTCTATCCTGCCTACTGGACGGCCGTTATTGTGACCTTTGCAGTGGTCAGTTTCTGTGGGCTGCCGGGGCAAGAAGTTTCACTTGTTGCAGCGCTAGTCAACTTGACCATGGTGCAATCCTTGTTAGACACACCGCATGTGGATGGTGCGTATTGGTCCTTGCAGGCGGAGTTGATTTTTTACGCCAACATACTCGCCTGCTATCGCTTGGGAGCGTTTCGTCGCCCACGAATTGCGATCGCCATTTGGGTTGGCATTGCAGCACTGATTCACATAGTGAGTGCAATGACCACCGTGCCAATGATAGCTGGCCTCGCTAACAAACTGGCCACGATCACCAGCCTGAAGTACATTCCGCTCTTTGGCATAGGCATGCTCCTCTACCAAGTTCACCTACAGCGAAAGTTGACTCGGAATGATCTGTCGCTTCTGGTTGGATGCTGGGCTACTATTGGAATCTTCGACGGAATCTCCCATGCCCTGGCGGCCTGTTTCCTGTCGCTCGGCCTCTTTCTGGCGGTCGAGGGTTATCTTCCCCAGCTGCAGTCTCGCATGCTCGTGGCCCTGGGTGCTCTCTCCTATCCTCTCTATCTGATACATCAGAATATCGGCTACGTATTGATTCGCTGGCTTGAATCGAGAGCTATGTCCCCTGGATGGGCAATCGGGGCGGCCCTAGTTCTTACCTTTGTGCTGGCAGTCTTGTTGCACCAGTTGGTGGAGAAACCCGCACTAGCAGCACTGCGTAATAGACAAAAACGCACCCTTAAATCCGGTAGTGCGGTATTGAATCCGGTTTGA
- a CDS encoding NAD(P)-dependent alcohol dehydrogenase has translation MRAIIYKNYGDPSVLQMAEMAPPKPAKDEVLIRVMAAGVNPVEARLRSGEARFLLPGGFPRIPGYDVCGIVEACGENCTFSVGTRVLAYLKHIYGGAYAEFVSCSTKCVAAIPDAMTFEEGAAIPLAASTSLQSLRDHGQMKTGDEVLVNGASGGVGAFAVQIAKAYSASVTGVASGKHEDFVRTLGADDFINYEQQNFVDMDRWWNLVFDAAGKSSFGEAKRVLTEKGSFVSTEPSLWGLMETLFTWPRSQKGRIMLAIPRDEDLRELVRLFSAGQLKVTIAHTFPLEEAAQAHTTIEKGGFCGKLVIRVAN, from the coding sequence ATGCGCGCAATCATATACAAAAACTACGGCGATCCCAGTGTTCTACAAATGGCCGAGATGGCACCGCCAAAACCAGCCAAGGATGAGGTTCTGATCCGAGTGATGGCTGCAGGAGTCAACCCTGTCGAGGCCCGACTACGCAGCGGAGAAGCCCGATTCTTACTCCCTGGCGGGTTTCCTCGCATTCCGGGTTACGATGTATGTGGGATCGTGGAGGCTTGTGGAGAGAATTGCACGTTCTCGGTAGGGACACGCGTACTTGCCTATCTCAAGCATATCTATGGGGGAGCCTATGCAGAGTTCGTATCCTGTTCCACAAAATGTGTTGCAGCAATTCCTGATGCGATGACTTTCGAGGAAGGGGCCGCAATTCCGCTGGCTGCTTCGACGTCGCTGCAATCTCTGCGTGACCACGGTCAAATGAAGACGGGCGATGAGGTGCTGGTCAATGGGGCCAGTGGAGGAGTTGGTGCCTTTGCTGTGCAAATTGCCAAGGCTTACAGCGCCAGCGTCACAGGAGTCGCCAGTGGCAAACACGAGGATTTCGTGCGGACCCTGGGTGCCGATGACTTTATCAACTACGAACAGCAGAACTTTGTCGATATGGATCGTTGGTGGAACCTCGTCTTTGACGCCGCAGGGAAGAGTTCATTCGGTGAAGCGAAGCGAGTCTTGACCGAAAAAGGGTCTTTCGTCTCCACGGAGCCAAGTCTGTGGGGACTCATGGAAACGTTGTTCACCTGGCCTCGCAGTCAAAAAGGCCGGATCATGCTGGCGATTCCGCGTGACGAGGATTTACGCGAGCTAGTAAGGTTGTTTTCGGCGGGACAACTCAAGGTGACAATCGCCCATACTTTTCCCCTGGAAGAGGCAGCCCAAGCCCATACCACAATCGAAAAGGGCGGGTTTTGCGGCAAACTGGTGATAAGAGTGGCAAATTAG